A region from the Paenarthrobacter aurescens genome encodes:
- the mgrA gene encoding L-glyceraldehyde 3-phosphate reductase: MTYSAAENRYETMPYRRVGRSGLKLPAISLGLWHNFGDDKRFDEQRAILRRAFDLGVNHFDLANNYGPPDGSAETNFGRHLKDDFKPYRDELVISTKAGYYMWPGPYGEWGSRKYLISSLDQSLERMGLDYVDIFYSHRPDPETPLEETMGALDYAVRSGKALYAGISSYTPEQTLEAARILKDLGTPLLIHQPSYSMLNRWTENGSPNLYEALDQVGAGSIAFSPLAQGMLTNRYLNGVPADSRAAKERFLSGSALTEDKLDRVRGLNAIAEGRGQSLAQMAIAWILRDQPKGSPVTSALIGASSVAQLEDTLSAINNLKFTTEELTAIDEFAVESDINLWAQE, from the coding sequence ATGACTTATTCGGCTGCGGAAAACCGCTACGAAACCATGCCCTACCGCCGCGTTGGACGCAGTGGACTCAAGCTCCCCGCCATCTCGCTGGGCCTGTGGCACAACTTCGGCGATGACAAACGATTCGACGAACAGCGCGCCATCCTCCGCCGGGCCTTCGATCTTGGTGTCAACCACTTCGACCTCGCCAACAACTACGGACCGCCGGATGGCTCGGCGGAGACCAACTTCGGCCGTCACCTCAAGGATGACTTCAAGCCCTACCGTGATGAACTGGTCATCTCCACCAAAGCCGGCTACTACATGTGGCCGGGCCCCTACGGCGAGTGGGGATCCCGCAAATACCTGATTTCCAGCCTCGATCAGTCCCTGGAACGCATGGGCCTGGACTACGTGGACATCTTCTACAGCCACCGCCCCGATCCTGAGACGCCCTTGGAAGAGACCATGGGGGCCCTGGACTACGCCGTCCGGTCCGGCAAGGCACTGTACGCAGGTATCTCCTCTTACACGCCTGAACAGACGCTCGAGGCCGCCCGGATCCTGAAGGACCTCGGCACCCCTCTGCTCATCCACCAGCCCAGCTACTCCATGCTGAACCGCTGGACGGAAAACGGCTCACCCAACCTGTACGAGGCACTGGACCAGGTGGGTGCCGGTTCCATCGCCTTCTCGCCGCTGGCGCAAGGCATGCTCACCAACCGTTACCTCAACGGTGTGCCGGCCGACTCCCGTGCAGCCAAGGAGAGGTTCCTCTCCGGGTCCGCACTGACGGAAGACAAATTGGACCGTGTGCGGGGATTGAACGCCATCGCCGAGGGACGTGGACAGAGCCTGGCCCAAATGGCCATTGCGTGGATCCTTCGCGATCAGCCCAAGGGCTCGCCTGTGACCTCTGCCTTGATTGGTGCTTCCAGCGTGGCCCAGCTTGAGGACACACTCAGCGCCATCAACAACCTGAAGTTCACTACGGAAGAACTGACCGCCATTGATGAGTTCGCCGTTGAGTCGGACATCAATTTGTGGGCGCAGGAGTAG
- the treZ gene encoding malto-oligosyltrehalose trehalohydrolase, whose protein sequence is MLEHAAGKNLYDLWAPNADSVRLLAGGHEYSMEKHHDGAAAGWWRAPADVGGNSGDDVRYGYVVDGEGPFPDPRSRRQPDGVHQLSATFDPSAHQWKDSDWKGRSLKGSVIYELHLGTFTPEGTLDAAAEKLDYLVDLGVDFVELLPVNGFNGVHNWGYDGVLWYAVHEPYGGPAAYQRFVDAAHAAGLGVIQDVVYNHLGPSGNYLPKFGPYLKSGEGNTWGDSVNLDGPGSDEVRRYILENAAMWLRDYHVDGLRLDAVHALRDERAVHILEEFGALGDEVEAETGIPRTLIAESDLNNPRLIYPRQDNGYGLEGQWSDDFHHAVHVNLSGETTGYYADFDSLAVLAKVLEHGFLHDGSYSSFRGRHHGRPIRHDLAHPSALVVCLQNHDQIGNRATGDRLTASLSYGKLAIGAVLTMTSPFTPMLFMGEEFAASTPWQFFTSHPEPELGKATAEGRIKEFERMGWDPAVVPDPQDPGTFQRSKLNWGEAGTGEHERLLQLYRDLAQLRRNNPELVDGGFGGTSVEFDDDEHWLQFSRGNVRVVCNFGDEALDTPVSGDVLLATDDKAVLEEGTLTLPGASAAVVRIQ, encoded by the coding sequence ATGCTGGAGCACGCTGCTGGAAAAAATCTTTACGACCTCTGGGCGCCGAATGCCGATTCAGTCCGGTTGCTGGCAGGGGGTCACGAGTACTCCATGGAGAAACATCACGACGGCGCCGCAGCCGGATGGTGGCGGGCGCCGGCTGATGTGGGAGGGAATTCAGGGGACGACGTTCGCTACGGTTACGTCGTGGACGGAGAAGGGCCGTTTCCCGATCCGCGCTCACGGAGGCAGCCGGACGGAGTTCACCAGCTCTCCGCCACCTTCGATCCCTCCGCACATCAGTGGAAGGACAGCGACTGGAAAGGGCGGAGCCTCAAAGGCTCGGTCATTTACGAGCTTCACCTGGGCACCTTTACCCCGGAGGGCACGTTGGATGCTGCCGCCGAAAAGCTGGACTACTTGGTAGACCTTGGCGTCGACTTCGTAGAGTTGCTCCCGGTCAACGGCTTCAACGGAGTTCACAACTGGGGTTATGACGGCGTTCTCTGGTACGCGGTGCACGAGCCCTACGGCGGCCCGGCGGCCTATCAACGCTTTGTGGACGCGGCGCATGCTGCGGGCTTGGGCGTCATCCAGGACGTTGTGTACAACCACCTCGGGCCAAGCGGAAACTACCTGCCCAAGTTCGGTCCTTACCTGAAATCGGGGGAGGGCAACACGTGGGGGGATTCGGTAAATCTTGACGGCCCCGGCTCGGACGAGGTCCGCCGCTACATCCTCGAAAACGCAGCGATGTGGCTCCGGGACTATCACGTGGACGGACTCCGGCTCGACGCTGTGCATGCCTTGCGCGACGAGCGCGCCGTCCACATCCTCGAGGAGTTCGGGGCGCTGGGAGACGAGGTGGAAGCGGAAACAGGGATACCCAGGACACTGATTGCGGAATCGGATCTGAACAACCCGCGGCTCATCTACCCGCGCCAGGACAACGGCTACGGGTTGGAGGGCCAATGGAGCGACGACTTTCACCACGCCGTGCACGTCAACCTCAGTGGGGAGACCACCGGCTACTACGCCGACTTTGACTCGCTCGCAGTGCTGGCAAAGGTACTGGAGCATGGCTTCCTGCACGATGGCAGCTACTCCAGCTTCCGGGGACGGCATCACGGACGGCCTATCCGGCATGATCTGGCACACCCCTCCGCATTGGTCGTCTGCCTTCAGAACCATGATCAGATTGGAAACAGGGCCACAGGCGATCGCCTCACAGCCTCGTTGTCCTACGGCAAGCTGGCCATCGGTGCCGTCCTGACCATGACATCCCCCTTCACGCCCATGCTGTTCATGGGGGAGGAATTCGCCGCATCCACGCCCTGGCAGTTCTTCACCTCCCACCCTGAACCCGAGCTTGGCAAAGCCACGGCCGAAGGGCGGATCAAGGAATTCGAACGGATGGGATGGGACCCTGCTGTTGTTCCTGATCCCCAGGACCCCGGGACCTTCCAACGTTCAAAGCTCAACTGGGGCGAGGCAGGCACGGGGGAACACGAACGTTTGCTGCAGCTGTACAGGGATTTGGCACAACTGCGCCGTAACAATCCCGAGTTGGTGGACGGCGGCTTCGGGGGAACCTCCGTCGAATTCGACGACGACGAACACTGGCTGCAGTTTTCCCGCGGCAACGTCCGGGTGGTCTGCAACTTCGGGGACGAAGCACTCGACACTCCCGTAAGTGGCGACGTTTTGCTGGCCACTGACGATAAAGCAGTTCTGGAAGAGGGGACGTTGACGCTCCCGGGCGCCAGCGCCGCCGTCGTACGCATCCAGTAA
- a CDS encoding inositol-3-phosphate synthase — protein MSSHPIRVAIVGVGNCAASLVQGVQYYRDADPKATIPGLMHVEFGQYHVNDVQFVAAFDVDSKKVGLDLADAIGASENNTIKIADVPATGVTVQRGHTLDGLGKYYRETIVEAPDEAVDIVAALREAKADVMVCYLPVGSEQAAKFYAQCAIDAGVAFVNALPVFIAGTKEWADKFTEAGVPIVGDDIKSQIGATITHRVMAKLFEDRGVTLDRTYQLNVGGNMDFKNMLERDRLESKKISKTQAVTSNVEAELHADDVHIGPSDYVAWLDDRKWAFVRLEGRNFGDAPVSLEYKLEVWDSPNSAGVIIDAIRAAKIGLDRGIGGPLLSASSYFMKSPPEQFNDDLARDNVEAFIRGDIER, from the coding sequence GTGTCTTCACATCCGATTCGTGTTGCCATTGTCGGCGTAGGTAACTGCGCCGCATCGCTGGTCCAAGGTGTTCAGTACTATCGCGACGCTGACCCCAAGGCCACGATCCCGGGTCTGATGCACGTCGAGTTCGGCCAGTACCACGTCAATGACGTTCAGTTCGTTGCTGCCTTCGACGTCGACAGCAAGAAGGTTGGGCTTGACCTCGCCGATGCCATCGGCGCCAGCGAAAACAACACCATCAAGATCGCCGACGTTCCCGCAACCGGTGTGACCGTCCAGCGCGGCCACACCCTTGATGGACTGGGCAAGTACTACCGCGAAACCATCGTCGAGGCCCCGGACGAAGCAGTTGACATCGTCGCTGCTCTTCGCGAAGCCAAGGCCGACGTCATGGTCTGCTACCTGCCTGTCGGTTCGGAACAGGCCGCCAAGTTCTACGCGCAGTGCGCCATCGACGCCGGTGTAGCATTCGTCAACGCCCTGCCCGTCTTCATTGCCGGCACCAAAGAGTGGGCTGACAAGTTCACCGAAGCCGGCGTCCCGATTGTTGGCGATGACATCAAGAGCCAGATCGGTGCCACCATCACGCACCGCGTCATGGCCAAATTGTTCGAAGACCGCGGTGTCACCCTGGACCGCACGTACCAGCTGAACGTTGGCGGCAACATGGACTTCAAGAACATGCTCGAGCGCGATCGCCTTGAATCCAAGAAGATCTCCAAGACCCAGGCTGTCACGTCCAACGTCGAGGCAGAACTGCACGCTGACGACGTCCACATTGGACCGTCCGATTACGTTGCTTGGCTCGATGACCGCAAGTGGGCCTTCGTCCGTCTCGAAGGCCGTAACTTCGGTGATGCCCCCGTTTCCCTCGAATACAAGCTCGAAGTGTGGGATTCGCCGAACTCTGCCGGTGTGATCATCGACGCCATCCGTGCCGCGAAGATCGGCCTGGACCGCGGAATCGGCGGCCCGCTGCTCTCCGCTTCCAGCTACTTCATGAAGTCGCCGCCGGAGCAGTTCAACGACGACCTCGCCCGCGACAATGTTGAAGCCTTCATCCGCGGCGACATCGAGCGCTAA
- a CDS encoding formate--tetrahydrofolate ligase, whose product MSENKVLSDLEIAHRATMLPIEAIAQRAGIAVEALELYGPYKAKINTAKLVQTQGKTPGKVVLVSAMSPTPAGEGKSTTTVGLADSLARAGHNVMIALREPSLGPILGMKGGATGGGYSQVLPMDDINLHFTGDFHAITSANNALMALVDNHIYQGNQLGVDPRRMTFKRVLDMNDRALREVVIGLGGPMQGVPRQDGFDITVASEIMAVFCLATDLDDLRNRLGRITFGYTYDRTPVTVSDLGVEGALTMLLKDAIKPNLVQTIAGTPALVHGGPFANIAHGCNSLIATRTAMQLADIVVTEAGFGADLGAEKYMDIKARIADVAPSAVVVVATIRALKMQGGVAKENLSEPNVEAVAAGVENLKRHVGNIAKFGISPVVSINKFATDAPEELQWLLAWCAAEGVQAAVADVWGRGGGGDGGDELAAKVAAKLDAPAGFHHLYPLELSVEEKIQTIVQEIYGADGVEFSVPALKRLAEIEKNGWSDLPVCMAKTQYSFTDDASRLGAPKGFRVHVRELIPKTGAGFIVALTGAVMTMPGLPKEPAAMRMDVDADGNPTGLF is encoded by the coding sequence TGGAAGCCTTGGAACTTTACGGGCCCTACAAGGCCAAGATCAATACGGCCAAGCTCGTCCAAACCCAGGGGAAGACCCCCGGCAAAGTGGTGCTCGTCTCCGCCATGTCCCCCACACCCGCCGGAGAAGGCAAATCAACTACCACCGTGGGGCTCGCCGATTCCCTGGCCCGCGCCGGCCACAATGTGATGATCGCCCTGCGGGAGCCGTCCCTGGGCCCCATCCTTGGGATGAAAGGCGGGGCCACCGGCGGCGGATATTCCCAAGTGCTGCCCATGGACGATATCAACCTGCACTTCACAGGTGATTTCCACGCCATCACCTCGGCAAACAACGCCCTCATGGCCCTGGTGGACAACCACATTTACCAAGGCAACCAACTCGGCGTCGATCCACGCCGCATGACGTTCAAGCGCGTGCTGGACATGAACGACCGCGCACTGAGGGAAGTCGTCATAGGACTCGGCGGCCCTATGCAGGGAGTGCCCCGGCAAGACGGCTTCGACATCACTGTTGCCTCCGAAATCATGGCGGTCTTCTGCCTCGCCACCGACCTTGACGATCTTCGGAACCGGCTGGGACGCATCACCTTCGGGTACACCTACGATCGCACGCCAGTCACTGTCTCAGACCTTGGGGTGGAGGGTGCGCTGACCATGCTGCTCAAGGACGCCATCAAACCCAACCTCGTCCAAACCATCGCAGGGACCCCCGCTTTGGTCCATGGCGGCCCCTTCGCCAACATAGCCCACGGGTGCAACTCGCTGATCGCCACACGTACCGCCATGCAGCTTGCAGACATCGTGGTCACCGAAGCCGGTTTCGGCGCGGACCTCGGTGCCGAAAAGTACATGGACATCAAGGCGCGCATCGCGGACGTCGCCCCATCCGCCGTCGTGGTGGTCGCAACCATACGGGCCCTGAAGATGCAGGGCGGTGTTGCCAAGGAGAACCTCAGCGAGCCAAACGTCGAGGCCGTGGCCGCCGGCGTCGAGAACCTGAAAAGGCACGTCGGCAACATCGCTAAGTTCGGAATCTCCCCTGTGGTGTCCATCAATAAGTTTGCAACGGATGCTCCCGAGGAACTTCAGTGGCTCCTTGCCTGGTGTGCCGCAGAAGGCGTGCAAGCGGCCGTCGCCGATGTGTGGGGGCGCGGAGGAGGAGGGGACGGCGGCGATGAACTCGCAGCCAAGGTGGCAGCGAAGCTGGATGCACCTGCCGGGTTCCATCACCTGTACCCGCTGGAACTCAGTGTTGAGGAGAAGATCCAAACCATCGTGCAGGAGATCTACGGGGCCGACGGCGTGGAATTCTCAGTCCCGGCACTGAAGCGTCTGGCCGAGATCGAAAAGAACGGCTGGTCGGATCTGCCCGTCTGCATGGCCAAAACCCAATACTCCTTCACGGACGACGCCTCCAGGCTAGGTGCGCCCAAAGGGTTCCGGGTGCACGTCCGCGAGCTGATTCCCAAAACCGGTGCCGGGTTCATCGTTGCCCTGACCGGTGCGGTGATGACCATGCCCGGCCTCCCCAAGGAACCGGCCGCCATGCGCATGGATGTGGACGCTGACGGCAACCCCACCGGCCTCTTCTGA
- the treY gene encoding malto-oligosyltrehalose synthase → MRTPVSTYRLQIRPGFTLQDAAELTGYLQSLGIDWVYVSPILTAEKGSDHGYDVTDPSTVDPSRGGPEGLAALSRAAKEKGLGVLADIVPNHMGVASPKQNAWWWQLLKEGRGSKYAEAFDVDWDFGGGRIRIPVLGSDDDLDELKIVDDQLRYYDHSFPLAEGTYAPGDNPREVHQRQHYELVGWRRADADLNYRRFFAVNTLAGVRVEIPWVFDESHEEIVRWFREGLVDGLRIDHPDGLADPEGYLARLREATGGAYLLVEKILEPGEQLPDTFECEGTTGYDALADVDRLFVDPAAEEYLNSLDARLRDAEAPADYHAMIHATKRRIADGILRSEVLRLARLVPESLELPFAKVADALAEVICCFPIYRTYLPYGAKTLIESVENAAKERPDLATVLSQLQPLLLDESSLLARRFQQTSGMVMAKGVEDTAFFRYTRLGSLTEVGADPTEFSIPGNVFHERMARRQQLLPLSMTTLSTHDTKRSEDARARISVISESVPEWELFLGIVHDLAPIPDGPLSALIWQSIAGAWPADRQRLQSYALKAAREAGNSTNWTDPNQDFERLLAAAVDAVFDVPEVAAALTNFVNELEPYGTSNSLSAKLIQLTMPGVPDVYQGTEFRDGSLTDPDNRRPVDFEARVAALEGLDRGEKPAFTDDAAKLLVVSRALRLRRDRPELFAGYLPVAAQGAAAGHVVAFDRGAERRGALTVATRLPKRLAREGGWRDTSLELTVDCRDELTGTSYRAGTVPLATLLEHYPVALLVPTD, encoded by the coding sequence TCCATCCCGAGGAGGCCCTGAAGGGCTTGCCGCGCTCTCCCGGGCGGCGAAGGAAAAGGGCTTGGGCGTCCTGGCGGACATCGTGCCAAACCACATGGGAGTTGCATCACCGAAGCAGAATGCCTGGTGGTGGCAGTTGCTCAAGGAGGGCCGCGGTTCAAAGTACGCCGAGGCTTTCGACGTCGACTGGGACTTCGGCGGGGGAAGAATCCGCATCCCCGTCCTGGGCAGCGACGACGACCTTGACGAACTGAAGATCGTGGACGACCAACTGCGGTACTACGATCACAGCTTCCCTTTGGCCGAAGGGACATACGCCCCAGGGGACAACCCGCGCGAGGTTCACCAACGGCAGCATTACGAGTTGGTGGGGTGGCGCCGGGCCGACGCGGACCTGAACTACCGCCGGTTCTTCGCAGTGAACACCCTGGCGGGCGTACGCGTGGAGATTCCCTGGGTCTTTGATGAGTCCCATGAAGAGATAGTCCGTTGGTTCCGCGAAGGCCTGGTTGACGGTCTAAGGATCGATCACCCGGATGGGCTTGCCGATCCCGAGGGCTACCTCGCAAGGCTGCGCGAAGCCACAGGGGGTGCCTACCTTCTGGTGGAGAAGATCCTTGAACCCGGGGAACAGCTGCCGGACACCTTCGAGTGCGAAGGGACCACGGGCTACGACGCACTGGCCGACGTAGACCGGCTCTTTGTAGACCCCGCAGCGGAGGAGTACCTGAACTCCCTCGATGCCCGTCTCCGGGATGCCGAGGCACCAGCGGATTACCATGCCATGATTCATGCCACCAAGCGCCGGATTGCTGATGGCATCCTGCGCTCGGAAGTCCTGAGGCTGGCCCGTCTTGTGCCTGAATCGCTGGAGCTGCCGTTCGCCAAGGTAGCCGATGCCCTGGCCGAAGTCATCTGCTGCTTCCCCATCTACAGGACATATCTGCCCTATGGTGCGAAGACGCTGATCGAGTCCGTGGAAAACGCAGCCAAGGAGCGGCCTGACCTGGCAACAGTGCTCAGCCAGCTCCAGCCGCTCTTGCTGGATGAGTCCAGTTTGCTGGCCCGCCGTTTCCAACAGACGTCCGGCATGGTCATGGCCAAGGGTGTGGAGGACACCGCATTCTTCCGTTACACCCGGCTGGGGTCATTGACGGAAGTGGGCGCCGATCCCACGGAATTCTCCATCCCCGGCAATGTCTTCCATGAGCGCATGGCTCGGCGGCAGCAGCTTTTGCCGCTGTCCATGACAACCCTGAGCACCCACGACACCAAGCGGAGCGAGGATGCCAGGGCAAGAATTTCCGTGATCTCTGAGTCTGTACCGGAATGGGAGCTTTTCCTGGGCATCGTCCATGACCTGGCTCCCATCCCGGACGGCCCACTGTCGGCATTGATCTGGCAATCAATCGCAGGTGCCTGGCCGGCTGATCGTCAGCGGCTGCAGTCCTACGCGCTGAAAGCGGCCCGCGAAGCCGGCAATTCAACCAACTGGACCGATCCCAACCAGGACTTCGAACGGCTGCTGGCAGCCGCCGTCGACGCCGTTTTCGATGTTCCGGAGGTAGCGGCTGCCCTGACGAATTTCGTCAACGAGCTCGAACCTTACGGAACCTCCAATTCGCTGTCCGCCAAGTTGATCCAGCTGACCATGCCCGGCGTTCCGGACGTCTACCAAGGCACGGAATTCAGGGACGGTTCACTGACTGATCCTGACAACCGGCGGCCGGTGGACTTCGAAGCCCGCGTCGCCGCCCTGGAAGGATTGGACCGTGGTGAGAAGCCCGCGTTCACCGACGATGCTGCCAAACTACTGGTGGTTTCGCGTGCACTGAGGCTACGCCGCGACAGGCCGGAGCTGTTTGCCGGTTACCTTCCGGTGGCTGCCCAGGGCGCGGCCGCCGGACATGTGGTGGCCTTCGACCGCGGAGCAGAACGCCGGGGCGCCCTCACGGTTGCCACCCGTCTGCCCAAGCGCCTGGCCAGGGAAGGCGGCTGGCGGGACACGAGCCTTGAACTGACCGTGGACTGCCGGGACGAACTCACCGGTACCAGCTACCGGGCCGGTACTGTCCCTCTGGCCACCTTGCTGGAGCACTACCCTGTGGCCCTCTTGGTTCCCACGGACTGA